A genomic stretch from Corynebacterium kutscheri includes:
- a CDS encoding LacI family DNA-binding transcriptional regulator produces the protein MFSITLKDVAARAEVSVSTASRALAGSSLITPETSKKVIQAARELGYRPNVQARALRNAKSNAIGLVVPSLDNPFFAHIAAAIETAANAQGIATIISSSAEDPQRLIASLETLEQRQMDGIIAVPLHGCETTLHRIAKERPLILVDRELDNLPAVVSDPLPGIAAAVAQLREKGHRHIGYLSGPQETSTGRARQEAFIQQTSNLKVSVYQGGFEYQNGYEGMLNLLTKGVTAIIAGDSMMTSGALAACHEAGVKVGEQLALVGFDDNVFLRIQPTPVSVIDQDVQTLGSQAALRLIKAINTKTTPIGLRHPTRYLARSSTDFPPTTPTSQATQPGQAN, from the coding sequence ATGTTTAGTATCACCTTAAAAGATGTCGCGGCACGCGCAGAAGTATCGGTTTCAACCGCTTCTAGAGCATTGGCGGGAAGCTCTTTAATTACCCCTGAGACCAGCAAAAAGGTCATTCAAGCAGCTCGGGAATTAGGTTATCGCCCCAATGTACAAGCCCGTGCATTACGCAACGCCAAATCCAATGCCATCGGACTCGTGGTTCCTAGTTTGGATAATCCTTTTTTCGCACATATTGCTGCGGCCATTGAAACAGCAGCAAACGCACAGGGGATAGCCACTATTATTAGCTCCTCTGCCGAAGATCCACAGCGGTTAATCGCTAGTTTGGAAACACTTGAGCAAAGACAAATGGATGGAATTATCGCAGTCCCGCTGCATGGTTGCGAAACGACGCTTCATCGCATCGCTAAAGAGCGCCCGCTTATTTTGGTCGACCGCGAACTAGATAATTTACCCGCTGTGGTCTCCGATCCACTTCCCGGAATTGCTGCGGCAGTTGCCCAATTACGTGAAAAAGGCCATCGCCATATTGGGTACCTTTCTGGACCACAAGAAACTTCCACTGGACGTGCCCGTCAAGAAGCTTTTATTCAACAAACTAGCAACCTTAAGGTAAGCGTTTATCAAGGCGGATTTGAATACCAAAACGGCTACGAAGGCATGCTCAACCTATTGACTAAAGGGGTAACTGCCATTATTGCCGGAGATTCCATGATGACATCCGGAGCATTGGCGGCATGTCATGAAGCAGGAGTAAAAGTCGGCGAGCAATTAGCTTTGGTTGGTTTTGACGACAATGTATTTCTGCGTATTCAGCCCACCCCGGTTTCTGTCATTGACCAAGATGTACAAACACTTGGCTCGCAAGCGGCACTGCGACTTATTAAGGCGATTAACACAAAAACCACCCCTATTGGCCTGCGTCATCCCACCCGTTATCTTGCCCGATCATCCACCGATTTTCCGCCCACAACCCCAACCAGCCAGGCAACCCAACCCGGGCAAGCCAACTAA
- a CDS encoding ABC transporter permease — MNNGALVGLLALCIALFIATPHFLTVNNLLNIGVQAATVAILAFGMTFVIITAGIDLSVGSVAALGAMVAASFYTTIGLPGWVTLIIGLATGLLAGCICGIATAYGKIPSFIATLAMMSIARGATLVISQGSPIPTAPAVNWMGSTTGSLPIPIVMMIIAGLVCWFVLERTVLGRSMYAIGGNLEAARLSGLPVQRIQITVFALSGLFSALAGLVMAGRLSSAQPQAGVGYELDAIAAVVIGGASLSGGQGKATGTLIGALLLAVIRNGLNLLNVSSFWQQIVIGLVIALAVGFDVIRNKTAH, encoded by the coding sequence ATGAACAATGGCGCACTCGTTGGCCTTCTTGCCCTATGTATTGCGCTTTTTATTGCTACCCCACACTTTTTAACCGTCAATAACCTACTTAATATTGGTGTGCAGGCTGCGACCGTAGCCATTTTGGCATTCGGCATGACCTTTGTCATTATTACCGCCGGTATTGACCTCTCGGTCGGTTCAGTCGCTGCTCTTGGTGCGATGGTCGCAGCATCTTTTTATACCACTATTGGTCTACCAGGGTGGGTAACACTAATTATTGGCCTAGCAACGGGGTTATTAGCCGGTTGTATCTGTGGAATTGCCACCGCATATGGCAAGATCCCTTCATTTATCGCCACCTTGGCCATGATGTCTATTGCCCGCGGTGCCACCTTGGTTATCTCGCAGGGTTCACCGATTCCCACCGCACCGGCAGTAAATTGGATGGGTTCGACAACCGGTTCTTTACCCATTCCGATTGTCATGATGATCATTGCGGGACTGGTGTGTTGGTTTGTCCTTGAGCGCACTGTTTTAGGTCGCTCGATGTATGCGATTGGCGGCAATTTAGAGGCTGCGCGCTTATCGGGGTTACCGGTTCAACGTATCCAAATCACCGTTTTCGCACTTTCAGGTCTCTTTTCTGCCCTAGCAGGATTAGTTATGGCCGGGCGGTTATCTTCTGCGCAACCACAAGCCGGTGTGGGTTACGAGCTTGATGCCATCGCGGCTGTTGTTATTGGTGGGGCTTCTTTATCCGGTGGTCAGGGCAAAGCTACTGGCACATTAATCGGTGCCCTGTTATTGGCTGTAATTCGCAATGGTTTAAATCTGCTGAATGTGTCGTCATTTTGGCAACAAATTGTCATTGGTTTGGTCATTGCGCTTGCCGTGGGCTTCGATGTCATCCGCAATAAAACTGCGCATTAA
- a CDS encoding PH domain-containing protein: MNPVSENLIQVRYFATLPWFVVPALAGVVYGIVDKQTWGWLYIAVIALGGIALWLLWLIPRQVRAIRWQETEEELLISKGRLWNTCLVIPYGRIQHVGISHGPLLRHAGLKTLTVSTASLSTNARIPGLPAELADQLRKNITDKAAEKMVEL; the protein is encoded by the coding sequence GTGAACCCTGTTTCTGAGAACCTTATTCAGGTACGCTACTTTGCCACCTTGCCTTGGTTTGTTGTGCCCGCACTTGCTGGTGTCGTGTATGGCATCGTCGATAAGCAAACGTGGGGTTGGCTGTATATCGCTGTTATTGCCCTAGGCGGAATTGCGCTGTGGTTATTGTGGCTGATCCCGCGCCAAGTCCGCGCGATTCGTTGGCAGGAAACCGAAGAGGAGCTGCTTATTAGCAAAGGCCGCTTGTGGAATACCTGTCTGGTCATTCCCTATGGGCGGATCCAACACGTTGGGATTAGCCACGGCCCACTACTGCGCCATGCTGGTTTAAAAACATTGACCGTAAGCACTGCTAGCTTGTCGACGAATGCAAGAATCCCCGGTTTACCTGCAGAACTTGCCGATCAGCTACGCAAAAACATTACCGATAAAGCCGCTGAGAAAATGGTCGAACTGTGA